The stretch of DNA TGGGTCAGGGCCGCGACGCCGGGCAATTCCTTGCCCTCCATCCATTCCAGAAAAGCGCCCCCGGCGGTGGAGATATAGGTGAAATCATCCGCCACCCCTGCCTGGTTCAACGCGGCCACGGTATCGCCGCCGCCCGCAACGGTAACCAGCTTGCCCGCTTTGGTCAGCTCCGCCGCCGCCTTGGCCGCCGCAACCGTCGCCGTGTCGAACGGTGCGATCTCGAACGCGCCCAGCGGCCCGTTCCAGATCAAGGTTTCCAAGTCGTCAAAGCACCGCGCGATGGTTTCTGCCGCGTCATCGCCCGCATCCAGCACCATCTGGTCGGCGGCCAGCTTTGTGTCTTGCCCAAGGGCAACAATCTCATGCGCCGCACCCGCCTTGAACTCGGTCGCCACCCGCCCATCGGTCGGCAGAATGACGGTGCAGCCTGCGTCCTTGGCTGCCGCCATGATGTCGCGCGCGGTGTCGTGCAGGTCCGCTTCCTGAAGTGATGCGCCAAGGTCCGCTCCCTGGGCTGCGATAAAGGTGTTGGCCATGCCGCCCCCGATGATCAACACGTCTATCTTCTTCACAAGGTTCTGTAGCAGGTCCAGCTTGGTCGACACCTTGGCCCCGCCAACGACCGCACCCACAGGACGCTTCGGCG from Tateyamaria omphalii encodes:
- a CDS encoding phosphoglycerate kinase; this encodes MGWKSLDDMDLSGKRVLTRVDINVPMEDGRITDATRIARIVPTIADIRAKGGSPVLLAHFGRPKGKPNPEMSLQRLVPALEEAFGCTVTFVERPSRDWIDAQPGDAVILVENTRFTPMEEANDPQMAQFLATLGDVFCNDAFSAAHRAHASTTGVAHLLPSCAGRLMQAELEALEAALSTPKRPVGAVVGGAKVSTKLDLLQNLVKKIDVLIIGGGMANTFIAAQGADLGASLQEADLHDTARDIMAAAKDAGCTVILPTDGRVATEFKAGAAHEIVALGQDTKLAADQMVLDAGDDAAETIARCFDDLETLIWNGPLGAFEIAPFDTATVAAAKAAAELTKAGKLVTVAGGGDTVAALNQAGVADDFTYISTAGGAFLEWMEGKELPGVAALTQ